Proteins encoded by one window of Microplitis mediator isolate UGA2020A chromosome 1, iyMicMedi2.1, whole genome shotgun sequence:
- the LOC130668162 gene encoding juvenile hormone esterase-like isoform X1: MAAQSHYLKLCIFNLIICFNTVGIESLSFQLTSVIKTDKGPVRGEILTSADRKIKFSSFRGIRYGKPPVGYLRFKPPAEADPWTSIFDATSEGIQCPQMDIFHPNIYVGSEDCLNLNVYTPKTYFSSNCDNASNRSSSAGLLPVMVWIFGGAFYRGDIKMSYNGPDYFIENDVVVVALNYRLGLLGYLSLDLLEATGNAGLKDQVLALKWVQKNIKKFGGDPDNVTFFGLSSGASSVDYHILSDKSQGLFHRSISMSGSALCFWSITTTPEIQTYAHQVAHHLGYTVNNNTELLKLLRNESAENIVKATAKITSNRRPFRPVAENANIAGDSAFITKCFIEKFKTGNFNRLPHMMGFMAQEVLLYLTPLTKLKQSVKELRDKVALTAADIPLNLSPMVENIFGGSTENIFSNIIDNAINQMVQNLTDLLYTSAIDMKQKIMQQYIPIYYYRNSMVTNISYHKIYNHVDVEGASHVDDRLYLWRDSLINLPSDPQHLFNIGRDRLVKMWTNFAKFSNPTPLGNDDPVLNVTWTESGPGGYYLDINNDGLTMTQTRPTNDNIKNIQQAYFTVFEKYIGCQ, from the exons ATGGCCGCACAATCacattatttgaaattatgtattttcaacttaattatttgtttcaaCACAGTTGGAATTGAAAGTTTATCATTTCAGTTGACGTCAGTTATAAAAACAGACAAAGGTCCAGTTCGGGGTGAAATTTTAACATCTgctgatagaaaaattaaattttcatcatttcgTGGTATAAGATATGGAAAACCACCCGTCGGTTATTTAAGATTCaag CCACCTGCTGAAGCAGACCCGTGGACAAGTATTTTTGATGCAACTTCAGAGGGTATCCAATGTCCGCAGATGGATATATTCCACCCGAATATCTATGTGGGTTCTGAAGattgtttgaatttgaatGTATATACCCCgaaaacatatttttcaagtaattGTGATAATGCAAGTAATCGTAGTAGTTCAGCTGGTTTATTACCGGTCATGGTATGGATTTTTGGAGGTGCATTTTATCGTGGTGATATAAAAATGTCTTATAATGGTCCGGATTACTTTATTGAGAAtgatgttgttgttgttgcgtTGAATTATCGTTTGGGTCTTCTTGGATATTTGTCGCTAGATTTACTAGAAGCTACTGGTAATGCCGGATTAAAAGACCAAGTTCTTGCACTAAAATgggtacaaaaaaatataaaaaagtttggtGGTGATCCTGAtaatgtaactttttttggattAAGTTCTGGTGCGTCTTCTGTTGATTATCATATTCTATCTGATAAATCGCAag gtCTTTTTCATCGATCCATTAGTATGAGCGGTTCAGCTCTATGTTTTTGGAGTATTACTACTACACCTGAAATTCAAACTTATGCTCATCAAGTAGCTCATCATCTGGGATATACTGTTAATAACAACACAGAACTTCTTAAATTATTACGAAATGAATCTgctgaaaatattgttaaagCAACTGCTAAAATAAcctca AATAGGCGTCCCTTTAGACCAGTAGCTGAGAATGCAAATATTGCTGGTGATTCGgcatttataacaaaatgttTCATTGAAAAGTTCAAGACTGGCAATTTTAATCGACTGCCTCATATGATGGGTTTTATGGCTCAAGaagttttattatatctcACTC ctCTGACGAAATTAAAACAAAGTGTCAAAGAATTACGTGATAAAGTAGCGTTAACTGCTGCTGATATtcctttaaatttaagtccaatggttgaaaatatttttggaggATCaacagaaaatatatttagtaatatAATCGACAATGCAATTAATCAAATGGTTCAG aaTCTTACTGACTTACTTTATACGAGTGCCATTGATATGAAGCAAAAAATAATGCAACAATACATAccgatttattattatcgtaaTTCAATGGTTACTAATATATCGtatcataaaatatacaaTCATGTTGACGTAGAAG GTGCATCACACGTTGATGACAGACTGTATTTATGGCGTGATTCGTTAATAAATTTGCCAAGTGATCCTCAACATCTGTTTAATATAGGCCGAGATCGTTTAGTGAAAATGTGGACAAATTTTGCCAAGTTTTCAAATCCAACGCCACTTGGTAACGATGATCCAGTGTTAAATGTTACTTGGACAGAGTCAGGACCAGGAGGTTATTATCTTGACATAAATAACGATGGTCTGACTATGACGCAAACAAGACCAACaaatgataatataaaaaatattcaacaagcttattttaccgtttttgaaaaatatattggttgtcagtaa
- the LOC130668162 gene encoding juvenile hormone esterase-like isoform X2, translating into MDIFHPNIYVGSEDCLNLNVYTPKTYFSSNCDNASNRSSSAGLLPVMVWIFGGAFYRGDIKMSYNGPDYFIENDVVVVALNYRLGLLGYLSLDLLEATGNAGLKDQVLALKWVQKNIKKFGGDPDNVTFFGLSSGASSVDYHILSDKSQGLFHRSISMSGSALCFWSITTTPEIQTYAHQVAHHLGYTVNNNTELLKLLRNESAENIVKATAKITSNRRPFRPVAENANIAGDSAFITKCFIEKFKTGNFNRLPHMMGFMAQEVLLYLTPLTKLKQSVKELRDKVALTAADIPLNLSPMVENIFGGSTENIFSNIIDNAINQMVQNLTDLLYTSAIDMKQKIMQQYIPIYYYRNSMVTNISYHKIYNHVDVEGASHVDDRLYLWRDSLINLPSDPQHLFNIGRDRLVKMWTNFAKFSNPTPLGNDDPVLNVTWTESGPGGYYLDINNDGLTMTQTRPTNDNIKNIQQAYFTVFEKYIGCQ; encoded by the exons ATGGATATATTCCACCCGAATATCTATGTGGGTTCTGAAGattgtttgaatttgaatGTATATACCCCgaaaacatatttttcaagtaattGTGATAATGCAAGTAATCGTAGTAGTTCAGCTGGTTTATTACCGGTCATGGTATGGATTTTTGGAGGTGCATTTTATCGTGGTGATATAAAAATGTCTTATAATGGTCCGGATTACTTTATTGAGAAtgatgttgttgttgttgcgtTGAATTATCGTTTGGGTCTTCTTGGATATTTGTCGCTAGATTTACTAGAAGCTACTGGTAATGCCGGATTAAAAGACCAAGTTCTTGCACTAAAATgggtacaaaaaaatataaaaaagtttggtGGTGATCCTGAtaatgtaactttttttggattAAGTTCTGGTGCGTCTTCTGTTGATTATCATATTCTATCTGATAAATCGCAag gtCTTTTTCATCGATCCATTAGTATGAGCGGTTCAGCTCTATGTTTTTGGAGTATTACTACTACACCTGAAATTCAAACTTATGCTCATCAAGTAGCTCATCATCTGGGATATACTGTTAATAACAACACAGAACTTCTTAAATTATTACGAAATGAATCTgctgaaaatattgttaaagCAACTGCTAAAATAAcctca AATAGGCGTCCCTTTAGACCAGTAGCTGAGAATGCAAATATTGCTGGTGATTCGgcatttataacaaaatgttTCATTGAAAAGTTCAAGACTGGCAATTTTAATCGACTGCCTCATATGATGGGTTTTATGGCTCAAGaagttttattatatctcACTC ctCTGACGAAATTAAAACAAAGTGTCAAAGAATTACGTGATAAAGTAGCGTTAACTGCTGCTGATATtcctttaaatttaagtccaatggttgaaaatatttttggaggATCaacagaaaatatatttagtaatatAATCGACAATGCAATTAATCAAATGGTTCAG aaTCTTACTGACTTACTTTATACGAGTGCCATTGATATGAAGCAAAAAATAATGCAACAATACATAccgatttattattatcgtaaTTCAATGGTTACTAATATATCGtatcataaaatatacaaTCATGTTGACGTAGAAG GTGCATCACACGTTGATGACAGACTGTATTTATGGCGTGATTCGTTAATAAATTTGCCAAGTGATCCTCAACATCTGTTTAATATAGGCCGAGATCGTTTAGTGAAAATGTGGACAAATTTTGCCAAGTTTTCAAATCCAACGCCACTTGGTAACGATGATCCAGTGTTAAATGTTACTTGGACAGAGTCAGGACCAGGAGGTTATTATCTTGACATAAATAACGATGGTCTGACTATGACGCAAACAAGACCAACaaatgataatataaaaaatattcaacaagcttattttaccgtttttgaaaaatatattggttgtcagtaa
- the LOC130668162 gene encoding juvenile hormone esterase-like isoform X3, producing MAAQSHYLKLCIFNLIICFNTVGIESLSFQLTSVIKTDKGPVRGEILTSADRKIKFSSFRGIRYGKPPVGYLRFKPPAEADPWTSIFDATSEGIQCPQMDIFHPNIYVGSEDCLNLNVYTPKTYFSSLFHRSISMSGSALCFWSITTTPEIQTYAHQVAHHLGYTVNNNTELLKLLRNESAENIVKATAKITSNRRPFRPVAENANIAGDSAFITKCFIEKFKTGNFNRLPHMMGFMAQEVLLYLTPLTKLKQSVKELRDKVALTAADIPLNLSPMVENIFGGSTENIFSNIIDNAINQMVQNLTDLLYTSAIDMKQKIMQQYIPIYYYRNSMVTNISYHKIYNHVDVEGASHVDDRLYLWRDSLINLPSDPQHLFNIGRDRLVKMWTNFAKFSNPTPLGNDDPVLNVTWTESGPGGYYLDINNDGLTMTQTRPTNDNIKNIQQAYFTVFEKYIGCQ from the exons ATGGCCGCACAATCacattatttgaaattatgtattttcaacttaattatttgtttcaaCACAGTTGGAATTGAAAGTTTATCATTTCAGTTGACGTCAGTTATAAAAACAGACAAAGGTCCAGTTCGGGGTGAAATTTTAACATCTgctgatagaaaaattaaattttcatcatttcgTGGTATAAGATATGGAAAACCACCCGTCGGTTATTTAAGATTCaag CCACCTGCTGAAGCAGACCCGTGGACAAGTATTTTTGATGCAACTTCAGAGGGTATCCAATGTCCGCAGATGGATATATTCCACCCGAATATCTATGTGGGTTCTGAAGattgtttgaatttgaatGTATATACCCCgaaaacatatttttcaa gtCTTTTTCATCGATCCATTAGTATGAGCGGTTCAGCTCTATGTTTTTGGAGTATTACTACTACACCTGAAATTCAAACTTATGCTCATCAAGTAGCTCATCATCTGGGATATACTGTTAATAACAACACAGAACTTCTTAAATTATTACGAAATGAATCTgctgaaaatattgttaaagCAACTGCTAAAATAAcctca AATAGGCGTCCCTTTAGACCAGTAGCTGAGAATGCAAATATTGCTGGTGATTCGgcatttataacaaaatgttTCATTGAAAAGTTCAAGACTGGCAATTTTAATCGACTGCCTCATATGATGGGTTTTATGGCTCAAGaagttttattatatctcACTC ctCTGACGAAATTAAAACAAAGTGTCAAAGAATTACGTGATAAAGTAGCGTTAACTGCTGCTGATATtcctttaaatttaagtccaatggttgaaaatatttttggaggATCaacagaaaatatatttagtaatatAATCGACAATGCAATTAATCAAATGGTTCAG aaTCTTACTGACTTACTTTATACGAGTGCCATTGATATGAAGCAAAAAATAATGCAACAATACATAccgatttattattatcgtaaTTCAATGGTTACTAATATATCGtatcataaaatatacaaTCATGTTGACGTAGAAG GTGCATCACACGTTGATGACAGACTGTATTTATGGCGTGATTCGTTAATAAATTTGCCAAGTGATCCTCAACATCTGTTTAATATAGGCCGAGATCGTTTAGTGAAAATGTGGACAAATTTTGCCAAGTTTTCAAATCCAACGCCACTTGGTAACGATGATCCAGTGTTAAATGTTACTTGGACAGAGTCAGGACCAGGAGGTTATTATCTTGACATAAATAACGATGGTCTGACTATGACGCAAACAAGACCAACaaatgataatataaaaaatattcaacaagcttattttaccgtttttgaaaaatatattggttgtcagtaa